The following are encoded together in the Acidobacteriota bacterium genome:
- a CDS encoding metallophosphoesterase, which translates to MNVFALGDLHLSFSDPKPMDIFGEAWRDHARVMAENWRSVVGPDDLVVVPGDISWAMRLADALPDLAWVESLPGRKVLLKGNHDYWWESASKIRAVLGPSTALLQGAPVVVGDVAVAGTRAWTCPGTEPPEGGEREGFTAGDEKIYRREVLRLEASLAGLGKVSWKRLVIALHYPPWNDRFEPSGFSEQIRKWPGAVCVYGHLHGPSIAGAFQGPRDGVRYVLASADAVGFRPVPLF; encoded by the coding sequence ATGAACGTCTTTGCCCTCGGCGACCTGCACCTGTCGTTTTCGGACCCCAAGCCCATGGACATCTTCGGGGAGGCCTGGCGCGACCACGCCCGCGTGATGGCGGAGAACTGGCGCTCCGTCGTCGGCCCCGACGACCTGGTGGTGGTCCCCGGGGACATCTCCTGGGCCATGCGCCTGGCCGACGCCCTCCCCGACCTCGCCTGGGTCGAGTCCCTGCCGGGCCGGAAGGTCCTGCTCAAGGGCAACCACGACTACTGGTGGGAGTCCGCGTCGAAGATCCGGGCGGTCCTGGGGCCTTCCACCGCCCTTCTGCAGGGGGCGCCGGTGGTGGTCGGGGACGTGGCGGTGGCGGGGACCCGCGCCTGGACCTGCCCCGGGACGGAGCCCCCGGAGGGCGGCGAGCGCGAGGGGTTCACCGCCGGGGACGAGAAGATCTACCGGCGGGAGGTCCTCCGCCTGGAGGCCTCGCTGGCCGGCCTCGGGAAGGTCTCGTGGAAGCGGCTGGTCATCGCGCTGCACTACCCCCCCTGGAACGACCGTTTCGAGCCCAGCGGGTTCTCGGAACAGATCCGGAAGTGGCCGGGGGCCGTCTGCGTCTACGGGCACCTCCACGGCCCGTCCATCGCCGGGGCGTTCCAGGGCCCCAGGGACGGGGTCCGTTACGTCCTGGCCAGCGCCGACGCCGTGGGCTTCCGGCCGGTTCCCCTGTTCTGA
- a CDS encoding DUF2304 domain-containing protein, with amino-acid sequence MNPLIEEPAMTALQLVASIANLLALFMILSFLRRERLKEKYSLLWLLCIVVAEVLILSYHWIDRFAAWMGVFYPPSLIFFLAILFLFVMVLHLTLVVSKQNKQIQILAQQLALLEARVSPGTPPSITGDPKDIEDLRSSRDVAR; translated from the coding sequence GTGAACCCCTTGATCGAGGAGCCCGCCATGACGGCCCTGCAGCTCGTGGCATCCATCGCCAACCTGCTTGCCCTCTTCATGATCCTCTCCTTCCTCCGACGGGAGCGGCTCAAGGAGAAATACTCGCTGCTGTGGCTCCTGTGCATCGTCGTCGCCGAGGTCCTCATCCTCTCCTATCACTGGATCGACCGCTTCGCCGCGTGGATGGGCGTCTTCTACCCGCCGTCCCTGATCTTCTTCCTGGCCATCCTGTTCCTCTTCGTCATGGTGCTCCACCTGACCCTGGTGGTCTCGAAACAGAACAAGCAGATCCAGATCCTGGCCCAGCAACTCGCGCTCCTGGAGGCGCGGGTGTCGCCCGGGACGCCGCCTTCGATCACGGGGGACCCAAAGGACATAGAGGACCTGCGCTCTTCCCGGGACGTCGCCCGGTAA